A part of Nitrospira sp. genomic DNA contains:
- a CDS encoding glycosyltransferase: MANSVSPLRILAVTNMLPTPSTPNAGRFVEQQLKALRRTSLDLDVLLINRMQKGMRVYASLPTMLRKAINQNDPHLIHVMYGGIMSWITSVVIQDRPVVATFHGSDLLGQPFERPLRRMLSASGVLASRQAARKCDGVVLVAEHLAERLPKDIPSSRVRVIPCGIDLDMFKPLDRKHCRERLGWNQDDFHVLFQATGDPVKRPELAAAAIDRLRELGTKVELHYLRGIEYEQVPVWLNASDALLVTSRHEGSPTIVKEALACNLPIVSVPVGDIPRMIQRVEGCYLSVPDAMELALRLQRIRMRPGPIEGRVMICNITADHCAYRLIQFYEQVLARRRGEDESGQLSFPAGGCGQIC; the protein is encoded by the coding sequence ATGGCAAATAGTGTGTCTCCACTTCGAATTCTCGCTGTAACCAACATGCTGCCTACCCCCAGTACGCCGAATGCCGGACGCTTTGTTGAACAACAGCTAAAAGCGTTAAGGCGAACCAGTCTGGACCTCGACGTGCTTCTCATAAATCGCATGCAGAAGGGAATGCGTGTTTATGCGAGCCTTCCGACAATGTTACGAAAGGCTATCAATCAAAATGATCCACACCTCATACATGTCATGTATGGCGGAATCATGTCGTGGATCACTAGCGTTGTTATTCAAGACAGGCCGGTCGTGGCCACTTTTCATGGCTCCGATCTGCTTGGACAACCCTTCGAGCGTCCTCTCAGGAGAATGTTGTCTGCAAGCGGTGTTTTGGCTTCAAGACAGGCAGCCAGAAAGTGTGATGGTGTCGTTTTAGTTGCTGAACACTTGGCAGAGAGACTGCCTAAGGATATCCCAAGTTCACGAGTGCGAGTTATTCCGTGTGGAATCGACTTGGATATGTTCAAACCACTGGATCGAAAACACTGTCGCGAGAGATTAGGATGGAACCAAGACGATTTTCATGTCCTTTTTCAAGCTACCGGAGATCCGGTCAAACGACCGGAACTGGCCGCTGCAGCAATAGATCGCCTGAGAGAGCTGGGAACTAAGGTTGAACTTCATTATCTTCGCGGCATCGAATATGAGCAAGTGCCGGTCTGGCTCAATGCGAGCGATGCCCTCTTAGTGACGTCACGTCATGAAGGGTCACCGACCATTGTGAAAGAGGCCTTAGCCTGTAATCTGCCCATCGTCTCGGTTCCGGTCGGAGATATTCCGAGAATGATACAGAGAGTGGAAGGGTGCTACTTATCGGTTCCTGATGCAATGGAGTTGGCGTTGAGGCTTCAGAGAATACGGATGCGTCCGGGCCCGATTGAAGGACGTGTGATGATTTGTAATATCACAGCTGATCACTGTGCATATAGACTTATACAATTCTACGAGCAAGTTCTGGCGAGGAGGAGAGGAGAAGATGAATCTGGCCAGTTGTCATTCCCAGCTGGCGGTTGCGGGCAGATTTGCTGA